ATAAGGCAAAACTCGAAATAGCCCAACGCACCTGCCAGGTTTTGGTACTATCGGGTTGAGCAAAAGCCCTAATATTACACGCACAAATTAAAACGCAGCACAACAGCAGGATTCTCATACACGGGGAAAGTAAATACCGGACAGGCTATATAATTAACGCACGATAAACCAGAAAAACAAATCCAGAATGTAACTAATACGAGTCCAAAATAATTAAAATGGTTGCAAAGCACTACATCTAAACACTTGATAATAAAGCACGTATTTGGTAAGCAGCACTAAATTTTTAAATTTTAATCTCTTCCACCTGCATCTTGTAACCTTTCAACCTTCCAACTTTCAACCTTTAAACTTTAAACTTGTAACCTGCAACTTGCAACTATTTTGCTTATTTTTGCGGTCCAAAATCCGGAATACTCTTATGTCGATTGCCAAAACCTATAATCCCAAGGAAGTAGAAGATAAATGGTACCAAAGCTGGCTGCAAAACGGCTTTTTTAAATCCAAGCCTAATCCGCGCAAGCAACCGTACTCGGTGGTAATTCCGCCACCAAACGTTACCGGTGTGCTGCACATGGGGCACATGCTCAACAATACCATTCAGGATATACTGGTGCGTCGTGCCCGCATGCAAGGCAAAGAAGCGTGCTGGGTACCCGGCACCGACCATGCCTCTATTGCTACCGAAGCCAAAGTAGTGGCCATGCTCAAGGAGCGCGGAATCAGCAAAAAAGATATTTCGCGGGAAGAATTTTTAAAATATGCCTGGGAATGGAAAGAAAAATACGGCGGCATTATTCTGGAGCAACTTAAAAAGCTAGGTGCTTCCTGCGACTGGGACCGCACCCGTTTTACCATGGAAGAAGACTTGTCGGCGGCTGTTATTCAGGTGTTCGTGAACTTATACCGCAAAGGGTACATTTACCGGGGCATCCGGATGGTGAACTGGGACCCGCAAGGCTTAACCGCCGTTTCGGACGAAGAGGTTATTCACAAGCAGGTAAACTCCAAACTGTATTACGTTAATTACCAAATAGAAGGCGAACCGGAGAACTATATTACCATTGCCACTACCCGCCCCGAAACTATTCTGGGGGATACGGCTATCTGCGTAAACCCCAACGATGCGCGCTATCAGCATTTAAAAGGTAAAAAAGCCTTGGTGCCCCTCATTAACCGGGCTATTCCGATTATCCAGGATGCGTACGTAGATATGGAATTTGGTACCGGCGCTTTAAAAGTTACCCCGGCCCATGACATCAACGACTACGAACTGGGAAACCGGCACAACTTGCCCAGCATTGATATTTTAAACGATAACGGTACTTTAAACGAATTTGCTCAATTGTACATCGGCGAAGACCGGTTTGTGGTGCGCAAGAAAATTGTAAAAGATATTGAAGCGGCCGGCCAGTTGGTAAAGAGCGAAGATATTACCAACAACGTGGGTTTCTCGGAGCGTACCGATGCGGTTATCGAACCTAAATTATCCATGCAATGGTTTTGCCGCATGGAAAAATTAGCGGAACCTGCTTTAAAGGCCGTAATGGAGGATGACATCAAGCTGCATCCGCCCAAATTTAAAAATATGTACCGGTCCTGGATGGAAAACATCCGCGACTGGAACATTTCGCGGCAATTATGGTGGGGACAACAAATTCCGGCTTATTACCTGCCCGATGGTACGTTTGTAGTAGCCATTAACGCCGAAGAAGCTTTAACCCAGGCCAGGCAACAAACTAACAACGAAAACTTAACCATCCAAGATTTGCGGCAAGACGAAGACGTGCTGGATACCTGGTTCTCATCGTGGTTGTGGCCCATTTCGGTGTTCGATGGTTTTAAAGACCCCGATAACCCGGATATTCAATATTACTACCCGACGAACGACCTGGTAACGGCTCCCGAAATTCTGTTTTTCTGGGTGGCTCGTATGATTATGGCGGGTTTTGAATACCGCCGCGAAATGCCTTTCCGGAACGTGTATTTAACCGGTATTGTGCGCGACAGCATTGGCCGGAAAATGTCGAAATCGCTGGGTAATTCGCCCGACCCGCTGGGCCTGATTGAAAAATACGGCGCTGATGGCGTGCGCACCGGTATGTTATTCAGTTCTCCGGCCGGTAACGATTTGCCCTTCGACGAAAAACTATGTGAGCAAGGCCGTAATTTCAGCAATAAAATCTGGAATGCTTTCCGGTTAATTAAAGGCTGGGAAGTAAACCCTGATTTACCATACCCCAACGAACTAGCCATTAAGTGGTTCGAAGCCAAGTTTAACGAGGCAGTTATCCAACTGGAAGATCATTTTGATAAGTTCCGGATTTCGGATGCTTTACTTACGGTTTACAAACTGGTTTGGGACGATTTCTGTTCGCAGTACCTTGAAATGATTAAACCGGCCTACCAGCAACCCATTGATGGCGAGACCTACGAGCGCACCATTACTTTTTTTGAAAATTTAATGAAGCTGCTGCACCCCTTTACGCCATTTATCACGGAAGAACTGTGGCACGAACTCCGTGAACGCCAGGCCAAAGATTACATCATTGTGGCTTGCTGGCCAGAAGTAAAAGCCGTAGAAACCGAAATTATTCAAAATATGGATAAAGCCATGGAAGTGGTGGCAGGCATCCGCAACGTCCGGAATTCAAAAAATATCCCGAACACCAAAGCCCTGGCCTTGTCGGTAAAAACAGCGGACACGGGTTTAATTAACGAGTTTCAACTAATCATCCAGAAATTAGCGAATATCTCAGAAATAAACTTCGTAGAAAACGCTTTAGAAAACGCGATTAGCTTTGTACAAGGCGCCAGCGAGTTTTTTATTCCGATGGAAGGCAACGTGGACGTAGCCGCCGAGCGCGAACGTCTGCAAAAAGAACTCGAATACACTAAAGGATTTTTAATTTCAGTAGATAAGAAGTTGAGTAACGAACGTTTTGTGAGCGGCGCACCGGAAGCCGTACTGGAAAAAGAACGCCAGAAAAAAGCTGATGCCGAAGCCAAGATTCAGGCTTTGGAAGAAAGTTTAGCTGCTATCGCCTAATTCTTAATTTTATAAAAATTAAAAAAGCCTTACCTAAATAACCAAACCAAGTAAGGCTTTTTTTAATACACTTTCTCCTACTTTTCCCCTCGTTGTGCTTAGAGTTAGCGCAGCGCTCTAAGTACTTTCGTGCGGCCAATCTCTGATTGGCGTAACAATGCATTCTGACAAACGCCAATCAGAGATTGGCTGTCCCAAAATGCGTAGAGACCGCTTTCGCGAACTCTACGCATAACAATACTCGAATAGTAATTGGCACATATTATTTTACCGAAAATTTTAAAAATATTGACCGCATTAAATGGTTTTTAAAATTTCGGGTTTCCTTCGCTATCGTTTATTGATAACGATCCAGCACTTTCCAGGTTATCCGTTTATCTGGCTCTACGGTGAAGCGGAGCAATAAATGTCCTCCGTTGTGGCCATCTTCGTAATAAGCTAGCGCGTAATGGTCGTTTACAATACGTACTTCCCGGATAGCCATGGTGCCGCTTAAAGAACCTTTGGGTAGTAAAATTTCCTGCTTACTAATTAAATCATTCCGTAAGTTGGCTTCCGGGTCTGCTAAACCTTTTTCGCGTAAACTATTTAACTCCTCGGGGCTTAAAGTAGCTAAGCCAGAAGTTCCGGTTCCTATTGCGGGAGTATTAGCTTTTCCAGTTGTTTCATTTTTCAGAGCCTCCATCCGCTTTTCGTTATTGTAAATAATGCGGTCCCGATCCAGGATGCGTTGGTTGGCCAGAGTTAGTTCACTTTCCGCCAACGCGTACTTGCGGTAGAAAAAAAGTGCCAAAAACAATCCAAAAGCAATTAATAGAATAAAAATCAGGTTTTTCATAGTCGGCTAAAATAGATAGAGCGCAAATTCAGATTAAATCGCTAAATAACCGTACGGTATCACTTAAATATGAGGTTCAGGGAATTTGTTGGGTTAATCTAAAATCTAAAGAAAGTTTTCTACTTTAAAACTCATAACTAGCCGTTTTTTAAATTTTTGCATTTCCGGAAGATGCGTATTCGAGGAACTTTTGAATAAAGTAAAATCATCCAAACTGTAATTCCAAT
The sequence above is a segment of the Adhaeribacter swui genome. Coding sequences within it:
- a CDS encoding valine--tRNA ligase, giving the protein MSIAKTYNPKEVEDKWYQSWLQNGFFKSKPNPRKQPYSVVIPPPNVTGVLHMGHMLNNTIQDILVRRARMQGKEACWVPGTDHASIATEAKVVAMLKERGISKKDISREEFLKYAWEWKEKYGGIILEQLKKLGASCDWDRTRFTMEEDLSAAVIQVFVNLYRKGYIYRGIRMVNWDPQGLTAVSDEEVIHKQVNSKLYYVNYQIEGEPENYITIATTRPETILGDTAICVNPNDARYQHLKGKKALVPLINRAIPIIQDAYVDMEFGTGALKVTPAHDINDYELGNRHNLPSIDILNDNGTLNEFAQLYIGEDRFVVRKKIVKDIEAAGQLVKSEDITNNVGFSERTDAVIEPKLSMQWFCRMEKLAEPALKAVMEDDIKLHPPKFKNMYRSWMENIRDWNISRQLWWGQQIPAYYLPDGTFVVAINAEEALTQARQQTNNENLTIQDLRQDEDVLDTWFSSWLWPISVFDGFKDPDNPDIQYYYPTNDLVTAPEILFFWVARMIMAGFEYRREMPFRNVYLTGIVRDSIGRKMSKSLGNSPDPLGLIEKYGADGVRTGMLFSSPAGNDLPFDEKLCEQGRNFSNKIWNAFRLIKGWEVNPDLPYPNELAIKWFEAKFNEAVIQLEDHFDKFRISDALLTVYKLVWDDFCSQYLEMIKPAYQQPIDGETYERTITFFENLMKLLHPFTPFITEELWHELRERQAKDYIIVACWPEVKAVETEIIQNMDKAMEVVAGIRNVRNSKNIPNTKALALSVKTADTGLINEFQLIIQKLANISEINFVENALENAISFVQGASEFFIPMEGNVDVAAERERLQKELEYTKGFLISVDKKLSNERFVSGAPEAVLEKERQKKADAEAKIQALEESLAAIA